In the genome of Chitinivibrionales bacterium, the window CTCAAAAGCCTTGTGCTGTTCGCGATTTATAACTTGTCAATCGGAGCAGCCGTGCCCTTCATTGACAATTCCGCGCACCTCGGGGGTTTAGCCTGCGGATTGATCCTGGGTGCGGTATTAGCGCGGCATTTGACTTCAGCGCCGGAGGAAAGAGCCTCCTGGCGGCGATGGGTGTTTATCGTGGGCGCGGTCGTGCTCTTTGCAATGTTTGAGCTGATTCGCAAATCTGTTGTTCATGCCTGATAAATTCAGTCGCCGGCGTTCTCCTCATCCGCCTTTTCGGGTTCCGTTTCAGCAGATGCTGCGCCCGCGCGGCTCTTCAAGGCAAATGTCAGCTTCTGATCGGGCGAAACTGAAAAAGTAACCCGTACCGGATCGCGTTCCCATAAAGGCGGCGAGCACGGCTCCGGGAAATCCTTCGTGGGTCCGATGATTTTCTTCAACACCGGCCTCCTCTCTCCCAATTGCATGATCACGGCCAGCAATTTCTGGTCATCTTCTGAATACCCGCAGTAGGCGGCGTAATCGCGAAACCAATCGACTGAAGAAGTATCGGGGTCGAAATCTGCGAGCGCAATCTGCTGAATTTTTCCATTCACGCGGTCCACCAGCACCCAACCTCCGCGCTCCCAGCGCCATTGCGGAGGCCCGCTCTCCTGCGGCAGCGAATCATTCACCCGGGAAATTTTCTGGACCACGAACGTATGCTCCGTAACATCGTGAGCATTTCCCGTCGTAAACTCCTTGACGCGGCCGTCAACGTAAAGCGGCCGAATTCGCAGGTTTATCGGATCGCTGGCACCCTGCTCTGATCGCATTGCAATGGTTGTCCACTTTCCCAATGCAACCACGTGGGTCTTCGGCCCTGCGTTCGCAGTCACGCTCACCCCACTGAATATCACAACCCAGGCAAAAGGTCGCAACCG includes:
- a CDS encoding rhomboid family intramembrane serine protease; the encoded protein is LKSLVLFAIYNLSIGAAVPFIDNSAHLGGLACGLILGAVLARHLTSAPEERASWRRWVFIVGAVVLFAMFELIRKSVVHA